The Yoonia sp. SS1-5 genome contains a region encoding:
- a CDS encoding MmcB family DNA repair protein has product MLEGDTLNQLLPGQKLARGVGRHLRSHDFVSVEELTPTSGLRVDVMGLGPKGEVWIVECKSSRADFQSDHKWQGYIEWCDRLFFAVDSAFPTELLPDDMGLIIADGYDAEIIRMAPERRLAPARRKVMIQKFARHAAIRAHIARDPGLVTERF; this is encoded by the coding sequence ATGCTTGAAGGTGACACACTCAACCAGTTATTGCCGGGACAAAAGCTGGCCCGTGGGGTCGGGCGCCATTTGCGCAGCCATGATTTTGTCAGCGTCGAAGAACTGACGCCGACATCGGGCTTGCGTGTCGATGTGATGGGGCTTGGCCCAAAGGGCGAGGTCTGGATCGTCGAATGCAAGTCGAGCCGTGCCGATTTTCAATCAGATCACAAATGGCAGGGTTATATTGAATGGTGCGACCGGTTGTTCTTTGCCGTCGATAGCGCCTTTCCGACAGAGCTGTTGCCGGACGATATGGGGCTGATCATTGCTGATGGGTATGATGCGGAAATCATTCGCATGGCGCCCGAGCGTCGGCTGGCACCTGCACGCCGCAAGGTCATGATCCAGAAATTCGCGCGTCATGCCGCGATCAGGGCGCATATTGCACGTGACCCGGGCCTGGTGACAGAGCGGTTCTAG
- a CDS encoding Gfo/Idh/MocA family oxidoreductase, whose protein sequence is MTSLRWGVLGAADFAQRYMARAIHAADGAALHALATSSPEKAAAFQKFAPGLRVLSDYDALLDDPDIDAVYIPLPNHLHVDWTCKALAAGKHVLCEKPIALTEADFDTLIAARDASGKLAAEAYMIVHHPQFIRAKALVASGAIGAVRHVDAVFSFNNAGDTGNIRNRPETAGGGLRDIGVYTFGAARFVTGQEVDTISHAHLRYENKVDVFAQVAAKFPDFTYNAVVSMRLHPRQYITFHGDAGVLTLTCPFNANVHDIAELTLENDGHVVTTERWPAVNHYVLQVENFGKSVAEGTAYACPLEFSRGTQRMMDMVFAAGGPAS, encoded by the coding sequence ATGACGTCATTACGTTGGGGCGTGTTGGGCGCGGCCGATTTTGCGCAACGCTACATGGCGCGGGCAATCCACGCGGCAGACGGGGCAGCGCTGCATGCGCTGGCAACCTCCAGTCCCGAAAAGGCCGCCGCGTTTCAGAAATTTGCGCCGGGTCTGCGTGTTCTGAGTGACTATGATGCGCTGCTTGATGATCCTGATATTGATGCGGTCTACATCCCGCTTCCCAATCATCTGCATGTGGACTGGACCTGCAAGGCACTGGCGGCAGGAAAGCATGTGTTGTGCGAAAAGCCCATTGCGCTGACCGAGGCGGATTTTGACACGTTGATTGCCGCACGGGACGCGTCCGGCAAACTCGCCGCCGAGGCATATATGATCGTCCACCACCCGCAATTCATCCGCGCCAAGGCGCTGGTGGCGTCAGGTGCGATTGGCGCGGTGCGGCATGTGGATGCCGTCTTTAGCTTCAACAATGCTGGCGATACCGGCAATATCCGCAACCGCCCCGAGACCGCAGGTGGCGGCTTGCGCGATATCGGGGTTTATACATTCGGGGCGGCCCGTTTCGTGACGGGCCAAGAGGTTGATACAATCTCGCACGCGCATTTGCGCTACGAAAACAAGGTCGATGTTTTTGCACAGGTGGCCGCAAAATTCCCGGATTTTACATATAACGCAGTGGTTTCGATGCGTCTGCATCCGCGTCAGTACATCACGTTCCATGGTGATGCGGGGGTCTTGACCCTGACCTGCCCGTTTAATGCTAATGTGCATGATATCGCCGAACTCACGCTTGAGAATGATGGCCATGTCGTCACGACAGAGCGGTGGCCAGCCGTAAATCACTACGTGTTGCAGGTCGAGAATTTTGGAAAATCCGTGGCCGAGGGTACGGCCTATGCTTGTCCCCTTGAATTTTCGCGCGGGACGCAAAGAATGATGGATATGGTATTCGCCGCGGGCGGGCCCGCCAGTTAG
- a CDS encoding metalloregulator ArsR/SmtB family transcription factor yields the protein MTTQAAFRALADPTRRDILMMLRGQDMTIAEVAQNFDMTRAAVKKHLTVLSDGGLITVRAAGRERINTINPAGMAPVLDWLTFFDAFWDDRLTALKAAIEKDKT from the coding sequence ATGACAACACAAGCTGCATTCCGGGCGCTGGCGGACCCGACCCGCCGTGACATTCTGATGATGTTGCGCGGGCAGGACATGACCATCGCCGAGGTGGCGCAGAATTTCGACATGACCCGGGCTGCGGTCAAAAAACACCTGACGGTTCTGTCAGATGGCGGCTTGATCACCGTCCGGGCGGCAGGGCGCGAACGGATCAATACGATAAACCCCGCGGGCATGGCACCTGTCCTGGATTGGCTCACTTTCTTTGATGCCTTCTGGGACGATCGCCTGACAGCATTGAAAGCCGCCATTGAAAAGGACAAGACATGA
- a CDS encoding GNAT family N-acetyltransferase — MQFALRPFDASDADWLIAENAAHYARSDGFDDSFGVLVSEIVTDFLSDHDPSREAGWVADDDGTRLGHIFCVQHDAHTAKLRLFFVVPAARGRGVAQGLLDQCLGFARNAGYRGMTLWTHESHKAAGCIYRRNGFSRVDARPAHSFGVDLVEETWTITL; from the coding sequence ATGCAATTTGCCCTGCGCCCTTTCGATGCTTCTGATGCGGACTGGCTGATCGCCGAAAACGCAGCCCATTATGCCAGATCGGATGGGTTCGATGACAGCTTTGGCGTGTTGGTATCGGAAATTGTGACGGACTTCCTGTCAGATCACGACCCAAGTCGCGAGGCGGGCTGGGTTGCGGATGATGATGGCACCCGGTTGGGCCATATCTTTTGCGTCCAACATGACGCGCATACCGCCAAGCTGCGCCTGTTCTTTGTCGTGCCCGCAGCCCGCGGGCGCGGTGTCGCGCAGGGGCTGCTGGATCAGTGTCTGGGTTTCGCGCGGAACGCCGGGTATCGCGGCATGACCTTATGGACCCATGAAAGCCACAAGGCAGCAGGCTGCATATATCGGCGCAATGGGTTCAGCCGCGTCGACGCACGTCCTGCGCATTCCTTTGGTGTCGATCTGGTCGAAGAGACATGGACGATCACCCTTTGA
- a CDS encoding 6,7-dimethyl-8-ribityllumazine synthase codes for MAGPSHHIMALPEFDKPVKILIVASPYYKDISDHQIAGAVAKLDQVGAAHEIIQVPGALEIPTAIGIAERMSNFDGYVALGCVIRGETTHYDTVCNDSSRAVQLLGLQGVCIGNGILTVENYEQAAVRADPAQMNKGGGAAAAALHLVALARKWGKAEKAVGFTREILLAGDMDNSDTA; via the coding sequence ATGGCCGGACCGTCACATCATATCATGGCATTGCCGGAATTCGACAAACCGGTGAAAATCCTGATTGTTGCATCACCGTATTACAAGGATATTTCCGATCATCAGATCGCCGGTGCTGTCGCCAAACTAGATCAGGTGGGCGCCGCGCATGAGATCATCCAGGTCCCGGGTGCGTTGGAAATTCCCACCGCCATCGGGATCGCCGAAAGGATGAGCAATTTTGACGGTTATGTCGCCCTTGGCTGCGTCATCCGGGGTGAAACCACCCATTACGACACGGTCTGCAATGATAGCTCGCGCGCTGTTCAATTGCTTGGCCTGCAGGGGGTCTGCATCGGTAATGGCATTCTGACAGTTGAGAATTACGAACAGGCCGCCGTCCGGGCCGATCCTGCGCAAATGAATAAAGGCGGCGGGGCCGCAGCGGCAGCCTTGCACCTTGTTGCACTCGCCCGTAAGTGGGGCAAGGCCGAAAAAGCGGTTGGTTTCACACGTGAGATACTGCTGGCGGGCGATATGGATAACAGCGACACAGCATGA
- a CDS encoding RluA family pseudouridine synthase yields MTTITFEIGPNPPPRLDKALGRDVPEDAALSRSRLAKLIAGGAVTVDGQVVTDPRYRIAEAAHVVVSVAAAEESHMTGEDIPLDIVFEDDDLIVVNKPAGMVVHPAPGTPGGTLVNALIFHCGATLSGVGGLKRPGIVHRIDKDTSGLLVAAKTDHAHHHLADQFAAHDVARRYLAVSYGAPDANDPRLRGIKGTSFEPGNILKVQTFLGRHKTDRQRQAVSFTGGKHAVTRVRIVQTLGQPVAAALLECWLETGRTHQIRVHLAHCGHALIGDPVYGGRRKLSAKAIGAAGVQAAADFGRQALHAATLGFVHPRTGETVTFAVDMPPDMRDLVRNLGGEG; encoded by the coding sequence ATGACCACGATCACCTTTGAAATCGGACCAAACCCGCCGCCGCGCCTGGACAAGGCGCTGGGCCGGGATGTGCCCGAAGATGCCGCACTTAGCCGGTCCCGGTTGGCCAAGCTCATTGCCGGTGGCGCGGTCACGGTTGATGGGCAGGTTGTGACGGACCCACGGTATCGTATTGCCGAAGCGGCGCACGTTGTGGTGTCTGTGGCTGCGGCCGAGGAAAGCCATATGACGGGCGAGGATATCCCGCTGGATATCGTGTTCGAAGACGATGATCTGATCGTTGTGAACAAACCGGCGGGCATGGTCGTACATCCGGCCCCCGGAACGCCCGGCGGCACGCTTGTGAACGCGCTGATCTTTCACTGTGGGGCGACATTATCCGGCGTTGGCGGTTTGAAACGGCCCGGTATCGTCCACCGGATCGACAAGGACACGAGCGGCCTGTTGGTGGCGGCGAAAACGGACCATGCGCATCATCATCTGGCAGATCAGTTTGCAGCACATGACGTGGCCCGCCGTTATCTGGCGGTGAGCTACGGGGCCCCAGACGCAAATGACCCCCGCCTGCGCGGGATAAAGGGAACATCCTTTGAGCCGGGCAATATTCTGAAAGTGCAGACCTTTCTGGGTCGACACAAGACGGACCGGCAGCGGCAGGCCGTCTCCTTTACTGGGGGTAAACACGCGGTCACGCGAGTGCGGATAGTGCAGACGCTGGGGCAACCGGTGGCTGCGGCCTTGCTTGAATGCTGGCTGGAAACGGGACGGACGCATCAGATACGCGTGCATCTGGCCCATTGCGGTCACGCACTGATTGGCGATCCGGTCTATGGCGGCCGGCGCAAATTGTCGGCCAAGGCCATCGGTGCGGCAGGTGTTCAGGCGGCGGCAGATTTTGGCAGGCAAGCGCTACACGCCGCCACATTGGGGTTTGTGCATCCCAGAACAGGTGAAACGGTCACGTTCGCCGTTGATATGCCGCCCGATATGCGCGATTTGGTGCGCAATCTCGGGGGTGAGGGCTGA
- a CDS encoding SRPBCC domain-containing protein, whose amino-acid sequence MTLRKSIYLQANKEEVWAFLTDPEKLALWFHKPKAPLAAGNDYAMYGTDSGNKLMWGQIIDATPHDRLSYTFTIAPMDGAVSTVTWTLDEVPGGTRLSLVHEGLPEGEAAFGLTLALDKGWDDHLGRMRAALHDVDAK is encoded by the coding sequence ATGACATTGCGAAAATCCATTTACCTGCAGGCCAACAAGGAAGAGGTCTGGGCGTTCCTGACTGATCCCGAAAAACTGGCGTTGTGGTTTCACAAACCGAAAGCGCCCTTGGCCGCCGGGAATGACTACGCGATGTACGGCACCGACAGCGGCAACAAACTCATGTGGGGCCAGATCATTGACGCAACCCCGCATGACCGTCTGTCCTACACATTCACAATCGCCCCCATGGACGGCGCGGTCAGCACAGTCACCTGGACGCTGGATGAGGTCCCCGGCGGAACCCGGCTGTCACTGGTGCATGAGGGCCTGCCCGAAGGCGAGGCGGCATTTGGTTTGACGCTGGCGCTGGACAAGGGATGGGATGACCATTTGGGACGGATGCGTGCCGCACTACATGACGTGGACGCAAAGTGA
- the rpoH gene encoding RNA polymerase sigma factor RpoH, with the protein MSNYKNLPAPTPEGGLNRYMQEIRKFPMLEPEEEYMLAKRWVDHEDTDAAHKMVTSHLRLAAKIAMGYRGYGLPQAEVISEANVGLMQAVKRFDPEKGFRLATYAMWWIRASIQEYILRSWSLVKLGTTSAQKKLFFNLRKAKSRIGALEDGDLRPENVKRIATDLGVTEDEVISMNRRLSGGDASLNAQVGSDGEGTAQWQDWLEDEDANTAADYEASDELEARRALLAEALEVLNDREKDILVQRRLSEETVTLEDLSGQYDVSRERIRQIEVRAFEKLQKKMQELARQKGMLATA; encoded by the coding sequence GTGAGTAACTACAAGAATTTACCAGCCCCAACGCCGGAAGGTGGCCTGAACCGTTACATGCAGGAAATCCGCAAGTTTCCGATGTTGGAGCCTGAAGAAGAGTACATGCTGGCCAAGCGCTGGGTGGACCATGAAGACACTGATGCAGCCCACAAGATGGTGACATCTCACCTGCGACTGGCTGCAAAGATTGCCATGGGCTATCGCGGCTATGGTTTGCCGCAGGCAGAGGTTATTTCCGAGGCGAATGTCGGCCTGATGCAGGCCGTCAAGCGGTTTGACCCCGAGAAAGGGTTCCGTCTGGCGACCTATGCCATGTGGTGGATCCGCGCGTCGATCCAGGAATATATCCTGCGGTCCTGGTCGCTGGTAAAGCTTGGCACGACGTCGGCCCAGAAAAAGCTGTTCTTCAATCTGCGCAAGGCGAAATCCCGCATTGGCGCGCTTGAGGATGGCGACTTGCGCCCCGAAAACGTCAAGCGGATCGCAACCGATCTGGGTGTGACCGAGGATGAAGTGATTTCCATGAACCGGCGCTTGTCGGGTGGGGACGCGTCGTTGAACGCACAGGTCGGATCTGACGGCGAAGGCACGGCGCAATGGCAGGACTGGCTGGAAGACGAGGATGCCAACACGGCCGCCGATTATGAAGCCAGCGATGAACTCGAAGCACGTCGGGCGCTTCTGGCTGAAGCGCTTGAGGTTCTCAATGACCGCGAAAAGGATATCCTGGTGCAGCGCCGCCTGTCCGAAGAGACCGTGACGCTTGAGGATTTGAGCGGTCAATATGATGTCAGCCGTGAACGCATTCGGCAGATTGAAGTGCGCGCATTCGAAAAGCTGCAAAAGAAGATGCAGGAACTTGCGCGTCAAAAAGGAATGTTGGCGACCGCATAA
- a CDS encoding DUF4389 domain-containing protein: MADEHEAPETEAETDFESIWLRLVNMVIIAVLLSMASTLLGVITVAQFLIMLLNSRQPNENLAEFGTTMGVWMAKAARYQTGASEVKPWPWTELD, from the coding sequence ATGGCAGACGAGCATGAGGCCCCCGAGACGGAGGCCGAGACCGATTTTGAAAGCATCTGGCTGCGTCTGGTCAACATGGTCATCATCGCCGTGCTGCTCAGCATGGCGAGCACTTTGCTGGGTGTGATTACGGTTGCCCAGTTTCTGATCATGCTGCTGAACAGCCGGCAACCAAATGAGAACCTTGCCGAATTTGGCACAACGATGGGTGTCTGGATGGCCAAGGCCGCGCGCTATCAGACCGGCGCAAGCGAGGTCAAACCCTGGCCATGGACTGAACTTGACTGA
- the nusB gene encoding transcription antitermination factor NusB produces MTISNNQRRKMKSAARFYAVQALFQMESSGQTVDTIIAEFEDHRFGASYDEGEMIEGDIDTFRGLMEGAVNDQARIDQMTDRALVAKWPIARIDPTLRALFRAAGAELTAKETPPKVVIAEFVGLAEAFSNDEKEPKFVNAVLDHMAREARPDAFAR; encoded by the coding sequence ATGACAATTTCGAATAATCAGCGCCGGAAAATGAAATCGGCCGCCCGGTTTTACGCCGTTCAGGCACTGTTCCAGATGGAGTCCTCTGGACAGACCGTTGATACAATCATCGCCGAATTCGAAGACCACCGTTTTGGTGCATCCTATGATGAAGGCGAAATGATCGAAGGCGATATCGACACGTTCCGGGGGCTGATGGAAGGGGCCGTGAACGATCAGGCGCGGATTGACCAGATGACGGATCGGGCCCTTGTTGCCAAATGGCCCATCGCCCGCATCGACCCCACCTTGCGCGCCTTGTTTCGCGCCGCCGGTGCCGAGCTGACCGCAAAAGAAACACCGCCAAAGGTGGTGATTGCCGAATTCGTGGGGCTGGCCGAGGCGTTCTCGAATGACGAAAAAGAGCCCAAATTCGTGAATGCGGTGCTGGATCACATGGCCCGCGAAGCCAGACCAGACGCATTTGCACGCTGA
- a CDS encoding DUF6324 family protein has protein sequence MGINSERDIEANMQIGPTDLGMVRIFIEAGGTEIPMDFDPDEADEIAEEIKAAALAARAVGKR, from the coding sequence ATGGGTATCAACAGCGAACGCGACATCGAAGCCAATATGCAGATCGGCCCGACAGATCTGGGCATGGTTCGTATTTTCATCGAGGCTGGCGGCACCGAAATCCCGATGGATTTCGACCCGGATGAAGCAGATGAAATCGCAGAAGAGATCAAGGCCGCCGCCCTGGCCGCCCGGGCCGTCGGCAAGCGCTGA
- a CDS encoding GNAT family N-acetyltransferase, whose translation MPRAQIQHVAHLILTEPQYPFVGEIKELTAEKDPLTDFHCGRRGETYVGFFKIDRDFSRIVDRLPEGTFGFRGLLIGGQYQGLGYGSALLAALPVYLRDTYPDMSDIWLLVDTANARAIQCYEKSGWVVDGPGREGRSGPEQVMRLQLSAAS comes from the coding sequence TTGCCCCGTGCCCAAATCCAGCATGTCGCGCATTTGATCCTGACCGAGCCGCAATATCCATTTGTCGGTGAAATCAAGGAACTTACGGCAGAAAAGGACCCGTTGACGGATTTTCATTGCGGGCGACGGGGTGAAACCTATGTCGGTTTCTTCAAGATTGATCGGGATTTTTCAAGGATCGTGGATCGACTGCCCGAGGGTACGTTTGGGTTTCGTGGGCTGTTGATTGGTGGGCAATATCAAGGCCTTGGTTACGGATCGGCCCTGCTGGCCGCTTTGCCCGTCTATTTGCGCGACACCTACCCCGACATGTCCGACATATGGCTGTTGGTCGACACAGCGAACGCACGCGCGATTCAATGCTACGAGAAGTCCGGCTGGGTCGTTGATGGCCCCGGGCGTGAGGGACGATCAGGCCCGGAACAGGTGATGCGGCTTCAACTGTCTGCGGCATCATAA